A window of Hordeum vulgare subsp. vulgare chromosome 5H, MorexV3_pseudomolecules_assembly, whole genome shotgun sequence genomic DNA:
AGAAGACAGTACTCTTTTTCCCCCTCTCTGTATGAATCTGTTTCTTCTATGCTAGCAGTTTTCTGTTTGTGTTTGGAACATGTATGTTTGGGTTTCATCATACCAAAATACAGTAGCATGTATAGCTTATTCGGAGAGGCGGGATATTCGAGACAAGTAGTGGTTATCTTGCAAATCAACAGTTCGACTGTAGTTTGTACATCCCTTGTGGAACATACTTCCTCTGTACCAAAATACAAAGACTTTTTTGTAGTTGAAGTCGGAACtgcaaaaacatcttatattttggtACTGAGAGGGGTAACATTTTAGTTTTGCTGAAAACTGTTGAGCTGCAGTGTCTTGCATCAGAAAAACCTAACGGACTGAGTACAACATTGTGGCTCTGTAATCAACAGAGAGATGGTGATTTTGCAACTGGCAGTATCTGGGCAAGCACATTCATATCCGATTAAAGAGAATAATCATTTTATAAACATTTCAtcttgaaaaaaaatcagaattttccaAAACGAGGCAAAAACATTCAGGGCTTGTTTGAGACCTATTGCGCTGCAAGTGCttcattttttttttttgcgtcCTGTTTCTCTCCAGAAGTGGCCAATTCTTCTGTTTTTCAGCTGAACTTTTTTTTCTACTTTTTTTGACAGGTAAATTATTCCTTCTGTACTTACTTAGAAGGTTGTGCTCCAATCGGTTGCTCCAAAAGAAAAACACGACGAGGCACCGAGATAGATCCATGACTATGCTATATTCCTTCCATTTCATATGACCGACAAAAGACACATAACAAACTACAAGAGCCGAGATTGCATTACTTCTCTCATCTTTCAGAGAAAATGTTCTTCGGAAGCTCTACTGCCTCAAGGAAAAAGCTTAGATACAGAGCCTGCCTGCCACACTCTAAAGCTCATCCTTCTTGTCAGAAGAAGAAGCATCCTTGCTAATTTCCTCTACCTTCTCATCCGCAGACACCTGCTGCCCCTTCCCCTCATCGCTGGCGCCGGCAGCTTTGCCATCAACATCCTCGTCCTCCTGCCGCAGGTAAGAGAATGTAGTTTTGTGTTAAGATGAGACCCATCATATAAGCAGTTAGAAACTTTGAGGATAAAATTAATTCGATTTGCAGCTTACATCAGCCGTGTCATCGTTGTCTTCGGCATTAGAGTTTGCGGATTCCTGCCGGGCAGAAAACATTGACTAGTTAGTACTGGATTTAATGTAGAAGGCAGTAACAAACAGAAGATGTTTGCATATATACCTCCTCAAGCCTCTTCTTCTCGGCCTCATCAAAGGCGGCCTTCTCAGCCTTTAAGGAAAAATAACCATTGGCTTAGTTGTCTACATCAGACatttaaaacaaaataaaactaaaaatctTGGTGATTAGATGGCATACATCCTTGTGCTTGCCCCAGGTCTCCTCTGCAAACTTCTTGGCGTACTCGGGGTCATCAGTGATCAGGATGTTGTCGAATAGAGTTCCCGATTTAACCTAGTACCAATCCAAGAAGAAATAAGTATACATAGTTCCAACTGAAAATCACAAATTGCCAACCATGCTTTACAGAATTTGCGATTAACCTGCCACAGCTCGATGCCAATGTGCTTGAGGCTGTCAAAGGCGTAAATGTAAGGGTCATCCTTGTACTCTGCACAGACAAAGAAAAAAGAAGATCATATGAGCTTGGATGTTTCACTACATTAGTTGAGCAGAAAAGACTAATGGACAGACAGTTAGTCTGAATGCCCAACAGTGGGCAAGCTCAGTTGACCTGGGTTGTCGATCAAAGGTGCCTTCCATTTGCCCTTGAAATTagggttcttgaatttctgaataCATAAAAGTCTTATGTCAGAACTTGTAATGTACATTGCTACCTGTCTAGAACAACTCAGTCACTAGTCATGCTGTCATAGTTATACCTTCTGGATCCATGGTCCCTTGTACTCAGGGTTTGGGATGGTTGGAGCTGTCCATTcaccatcttcctcatcatcccaGTCCTCAGGCTGCCATATAAGAAATTGCATATCAGAGGCAACAGAACACAAAGTAAAATTGCTTTAAGAATGGGCAAGTGTGCACCTTCGTTGCATCAGGATCAGTGATTTCCTTGGGAATGTCATCATACCCCTGCAAACAATTTGAGTCAGACAGGAAAACACTAGAGGCAAAGCATCAACGACAAAATAACAGTTTATAACACAAGAATGTGGAAACTCATGTTGTGCTGTTAGGGTTGTAATAATGGAAACTTGCATTCTGAGATTACAATGAACACTTTAGCTTAGCGCAGTGTTTATGGCATTGGCCAGAAATCAGTACTCATGCCACAACATTATCATTATATATAAATTGTGCAGCAACAGAGGGAGAGCTACCTCTGGCTTCTTGTCCTCGGGGTCAGGAAGGTACTCCTCGTCTTCCCAGTCCTCTGGCTGCAACCATCAGCAAACACACACAGTGTTATGTTAATGACTTATCACCTCTGTCACGGAAACACCTTATGGCTACTAGACTGTTTTATTATATCTGAACTTCACCTTCTTGGCATCAGGATCCCTCTTCTTCTTGGCAGGAAGAatgtcccagtcgtcgtagacgctGCCGGACTGCTTCTCGACGTTGTCGATGAGGATGCTGTACGTGGCGTCGGGCCGGAGGATCAAGGTGTAGACGTGCGTGAGCTGGTCCGTCTCGCAGGGCACCTCCTTCTTGATCAGGTTGTTCTTGCCGTTCTTGGTGAGGATCGCGTGCACCTTCTTGGTGGCGTACCCACAAATGTCCGGCCCGAACATGATGCTGCATTTCGAATTGAACAAGAGCATGAATGATCAATCAACCATGCAATAAACAGATCGTAGATGGATTGGAAAATCTAGCGGAGATGATGGGGCACCTGTATGGGGTCTCGCCGCCGAACTTGTTCTGGTCGACGTCGGCGGGGAGCAGCTTGACGTAGCCGCCGCCGCAGTCGAGGTCCTGCTCGTGCTTGACGGAGAACTGCAGCACCAGGGTCTTGTCCTTGCTGCTGAACTTCGGGTACTGCGCCGAGATGGCGTAGAACCTGTAGTCCTCCGACGTCTGAATGCCTGCAGTAACAGAGTACGTACCCCAACTCAGTCCCATTTGCCGCCGTCAGAGCAGCACAAAGGGAAACGGGAATCCGGCGACGGGGATTAATTACCTTTGTCGTCGGCGTCGCCGTTCCATTTGCCCGAGGTGTGGTTCCACTCGCCGGCCGTGTTGTCCTCCTTCTTCCACTCCGACTTGACCCACCGGTCCTCCCATCCATCTGCCCAACACAACTCACAGTTGAGAATCCAGACACCGAGAGAAAATTTTACAGATCAACCGCAAGTGATACGGATACACAATTGTAAGGCGCGCGCGTTGATCGACTGGATCTGGAGCGCGCGCGCGGCGAGGGGGTAGGAAGGGGGGTTTGGATCCGGGGAGCGGCTCACCGTCGAACTTCTCCTGGAAGAAGACCTCGCCGGCGGCGGCCGACACGAGCAGCGAGAGCGCGAGCGCGACCACGGCGGCGGCCGACCTCGCGAGGACCGCCATCGTCACCGTGCCCACCACTCCACCCGAAGCTTCTGGAACCTTCTGATGGGCCTGCCCACCGAACCTTGTTGGCAACCAAAAACCTCCTGATGGATAGCGAGCGCGAGGCGCGCCTTTAATAAAGGAGCGGAGTGGCGTCGCCGCACGAGGGGGCCGTCTCGCTGACAGCGTGGGCCCGGGCGGTGGCCGCGCGCGCGGGCCGAGCGACCAGCCAATGGCGCGCGGGGGATGGGTGGGCTAGGCGAATGGAGGGCCGCCGCGTGGCAAAAGCGACGTGTTGCTGGCCGCACGGAGGAGAATGGTACGTGGACGCCTTCTCCTCGGAGGTATCGCTGCATGTAACCTTGCTGTGTGTGGGTCCCACTGGCAGGCGGGCGGCCTGGGTATTCACGGTGTGTGTTGTTACTGAAGAGAAAAGAATGGTTAAAGTGAATGGAGTGATTTCATTGATGGTGACTGCCGGTATTTATATGTCCTGAACAGTCGTGAATACATGCCGGTTACAATAGTTGCGTTGTTTGGAAAGGCACGACGACGGTTGAGAGACACAGCGTATGGACAAAGTCAATATCCTAACTGCTAAATAGAATATTTCAAAGAACATGCTAATTGCCTAATTAGCCTAAATCTAAAGATAATTTAttcctaacactcccccttgGACAACGATGTTATTAATCTTCATTGTCTTGAGTGCTGAAAAATCTTGCATTTTCTTGATTGTCTTGATCTTGTAACTTCGAGAATCCTTGATCTTATATTGTCTatgttttccaaaaaaaatcatgttaaaatataaagaaaacaaatagaattcGATATATACTTTTAGGACAAATAATTATCTCATTCAAAACTACATGAGAAATCCGTTGGAGAGCTCATAAatttatttctagaaaatatctcTCCCTGAATTTTGCAAACTTCGTAGTCGTCTCATACCAATGCCATGAATGCATTTTTCAAATGTTGTTGTTGGTAAAGACTTAGTGAACAAATCTGCAAGATTGTCACAAGATTTTATTTGCAAAATATTAATTTTTCCATCTTTCTATAACTCGTGAGGGAAAAATAGTTTTGGGAAGATGTGTTTTGTGATATTACTTTTAATATATCCCATATGCATTTGGAAAACACATGCAgcattatcttcatagataatAGTAGGTGATTCTAATGAACCGATACCACATGATGTCTGAATATGATTTATCATTCTGCGGAGCCATACACATTCTCGTGAAGCTTCAAATAATGcaattatttcagaatgattagTGGAAGTTGCTACCAATGTCTGTTTTGTTGACTTCCATGAGATAGCAGTTCCACCATATAAAAATACAAACCGTGTTTGTGACCTGGCATTATGGGGGTCAGAAAGATATCCAGCGTTAGTATAACCAATCAGGGTCATGTCTTGATTTTTCCGATAGAATAAACCAAGATCTTTAGTACCTTGTAAATATCTGAAGATATTCTTTACTCCCGTCCAATGACGTTTTGTTGGAGTTGCACTATGTCCAGCCAGTAAATTTACTGCAAAGGCAATGTCTGGTCTAGTACAATTTGCAAGGTACATTACTGCCCCTACGGCACTGAGGTATGGAAACTCAGGTCCCAATACCTCCTCGTTATCATCCCTAGGTCTAAAAGGATCCTTATTCATATCAAGGGATCGGACGACCATAGGTGTTTTGGACGGATATGATTTATCCATGTTGAATTTTTCCAAAATTTTCTGAATATAAGCGGGTTGATAAACAAGTATTCCTGAGGGaaaatgctcaagttgtaaacctaagcagaatttggttttccccaaatctttcatctcaaacTCCGTCATTAAATGATTGCGTGCTATAGATATATCTGTTGTGTTGCCaatgatgttgagatcatcaacataTACTGAGATGATGCAAAATCCATTTGAGGATTTCTTTATGAATACGCATGGGCAATCATTGTTATTCGAGTATCCTTTACTGAGAAGGAACTCACTAAGTCGGTTATACCACATTTTTTCCGACTGCTCCAAGCCATAGAGTGACTTTTGTaattttacacaatacatgttgtgACTTATATTAGGATTCGGAATTTTAAGTCCATCAGGGACTTTCATATAAATTTCTGCATCAAGTGACCCATATAGATAAGCGGTCACTACATCCATTAATTACATTGATAGATTCATTTGTACTGCCAAAGATATTAAGTATCGAAATGTAATTTCACTCATTACAGGAGAATATGTATCGTCGTAGTCGATACCGGGTCTCTGCGTAAACCCTTGAGCAACTAGTCTCGCTTTATATCTCGCCACCTCATTGTTTTCGTTCCTTTTTCGAACAAAAACTCATTTAGCTCCCACGGGGAAGACTTTATGAGGAGTAGGCATTATTTTAGAAAATACCTCTCTTTTGTTAAGCGAGTGTAATTCTGCCTCAATtgcttccttccatttaggccaatcCGAGCGCTTGAGGCACTCTTTCACAGATTTTGGCTCTGGATCCAGTTGAAGGGTTTCAGCAATTTTTGAGGAGAAATCTGTGTCGACAACTGTagtgcttctactatatgtttctCCTGAATAAATATAATTTATGGAtatttcattaatttcttcaggcACCGTGTGATTTCCCATAACAACGGAGTCTGATTATTTTGATATCCCAACATTATAATTTGTGTGCACATTTTTATTGGGTTCTAGATGTTGAACATCTATTTGGTGTGCATCAACTTGAAGTTGATTTGCGTTTACTGTCATAGATTTTGATTTTCTATGTTTCCGCGGAGAAGCCTTTTCCCCTGTgaccagatttctcccccttttattTGTAATTGGAAGTTGAGTAGTTTTATTTGGTACCTCTACTCGTTCTTGTGCGTTAACTGTGGGGATATAAGATTTAGTGACGCCTTTGTGATCAGTAAATACGTCTGGCAGGTTATTTGCAAAGTGTTGCAAATCTATAATTTTCTGAACTTCAGATTCAGATTCTTTTGTACGTGGACCTAAGGACTGAATGAGTGTAACATTCCAATCTATTtcctggcattctttgtggtttgtttctccccctaatgccgagAAATGGTCCTCATCAAAAATTGAGTCAGCGTATCGGCCTGTGAACAGGTCCCCTGTTAGGGGTTCTAAATATTTTATAATTGACGAAGAATTATATCCCACATAGATTCCTAGTTTTCTATGGGGGCTCATAGATGTACGCtgcggtggtgatatcggtacgtaTATAGCGCAACCGAATTTTCGCAGGTGAGAAATACTTGGCTGATTGCCACGTACTATTTGAAACGGGGAAGTTTCATGATATTCAGTTGGTCTGACTTGCATCAGATCTGCGGCGTGTAAAACCGCATGTCCCCAATAAGAGGTTAGTAAATTGCAATTCTGTAATAGTGGTCTAGCAATTAATTTTACTCTTTTGATTAAAGATTCAGACATTCCATTTTGAGTATGAACATAGGGTACTGAATGTTCTAGATGGATTCCTAAAGCCAtacaataatcattaaatgcgcgTGAACTAAATTCAGCAGCATTATCCATTCTTATTGTTTTTATCCCGTGTTCAGGATGATTCGCTCTCAATTTGATAATTTGAGCAATTTAATTTGGCAAAGGCATGGTTACGTGTGGATAATAGACACACATGTGACCATCTAGTAGATGCATCGATTAGCACCATGAAGTACCTAAATGGTCCGGATAGAGGTTGTattggaccacatatatctccATGAATTCTTTTAAGAAAATTAAGTGACTCATTTTTAACTTTAAGATAAGATGGCTTAATAATCAATTTCCCGGTAGCACACGCGGTGCATACAAAAGCTGATGATTTGGGAAATCTTTTATTGGTAAATTATGACCAACATAATTACttataatttttctcatcatacCTATTCCGGGATGACCAaggcgatcatgccaagtcttgaatttatcaagattttgaaaaattattttgtacgcaacatAAGGTACGGGTTTTATGTATGTAAAGTATAATCCGGATGAAAATAAAGGGAATTTTTCAAGAGTTTGTTCCTCATATCCGTTGCTTTTTGTTAAAAGCAAAAATTCTTTGTTATCCACCTCTATTGTTTTTAGATGGAAATTGTTAGATCGGATATCTTTGAAACTTATAAGGGTACGTGTAGATTCAGGATACAAGAGTGCATTCTGAATTATGATAGTAGTACCCATAGGGAGTGTGAATATGGCTCTTCCTGAATTAATAATTGCTTTGTTACTTCCTGTTATGGTCATAACATTTTCCTTTCTCTTAGTAAGAGTTTGGAGATATTTTGCTTCCCTTAGAATTGTGTTAGTGGTAGCACTATCCACTAAACATAACTCTTCTTCCATCGGATTGTTCCCGTTAAAATTCTATAGATAGAAAAAGAGTATTTTAGAATAAATTTATGTTTATTCATATTCATTAAATTACATACATAATATTTATATTACAATCTTAAATATAAATTTATTACAACATTAAGTCTGATTCACATAATATAATATACATAGTCTGAAAGACTTTATTCTACTTATTGTtatacaatatataacatctTGTAGTATTAAATAGCTAAGTGACATCAACTTGCTTATGGAGATTAACTAAGGTCTCCAAAAACATCTCGGGTGTAATCCACAAGCATGTCTTCATCGAGGATGATATCGTCCTTTGGCTTGTATACTTGAATAGCGCTTTGAGAAGGACCAACTTGAGGGTTATCTTGAATAGCGTTGAAGTGAGCTTCAGCTTTATTTCCATGAACTTGTTTGCCTTTTCCTCCATACTTCATGTATAGATCCACAAGGTGCTTAGGAATTCGACATTGGTTAGTACGATGATTCATGCATCCACACCTTTGACAAGTTTGAGAGttgtcattttgatcattttTCTTGAAATGACCTTTCCCCTTAGTTTGACCGTTGGTCTTTTGACCATTGTTCTTTTTCCATTTCCCTTTGAATTTCTGGAAGTTCCTTTTACGGTTTCCAAATTTACTAGTAAAATGAGCATTAGCATGTGCTTCAGGGATAGGCATGGCACCTGTTGGGCGAGCATTGTGATTCTTCATGAGAAGTTCATCATGCTTCTCGGCCTGAAGTAATGTGTGTGTATATCAGCTCAGAATACTTTGTGTATTTCTGTTGACGATACTGCTgttgcaatatcctcatcgagggATGGAAAGTGCATAAGGTTTTCTCTATTAAGTCTACATCTGAAACTTGTTGATTACAAAATCTCAGTTTGGAGTTAATTTTATGCACAGCAGAATTATATGCCGCAACAGACTTAAAGTCCTGAAACCATTTTTACAAAGTCCTGAAATCTCAGTTTGCTCACTACATTTAATATTTTAATAAAGATCTGTAAACTATAGCAAGATAGACATGTATGCATGTAGCATGCTAACTTGAAAAGCTACAAACAAATGAAGTTGTAATACATAACTGCATATACAGAACTGCTAGTTTTGTTATCGAGCAACTATTTTTCACTATTGTCTACATTTTTGTAATCAACTACTAAATGCATGACCAGATGACCTTGTAAGTTTAGATTCTAAGTGAATAATTTCCCTTcccaatttacaaaaaaaatggaagTGACAAAAAGGCTTAAACATGCTCAAAAGAGAAAgacaaaaaatgatttttattgaactaaaatGGAAAACTGAACTAACCGAACTTGGGATGATTCAATGTCGTAACAAATCATGAATGACCTAAATCAACCCGCGAGAGAGAACGGAAGGGGAAGGGGATCCATCACTGTGAGACCTTGTGAttgggccgccgccgccgccccactttGCATCGCCTCTTCTTGCACCTCCTTTCCCTCCATGTCTCCATCCCTTCTATCCTTCTTGACTTCACTGCAGAGGCCATCATTCCACAcctaaggccttgttcggttcctttaaaattgaaggggtttggaggggattgaaagggattaaatcccctacaagtcaaatTCCATCCCAATCCCCTTCAATCCCCTCCTCgatgggattaaccgaacaagcctaAGGGTGTCCCtacatgatcgtagcaaaaaaaacaaagctgatgatgcgtggtagcaaaacaaaaaaaaggttgtagcaaaacaatccggtgaactcgggttggaaactctgacgaacgtgtatgcaacttttttagtgaacggttgcagcaaaaaatgatgttggttgtagcaaaaatttacacggttgtagcaaaaatcaaaccCAGTTGTGGCAAAAAAATTaaacgaactcgagttgcaaccaaacgtggatgcaacttttttattgAACAagttgcaacaaaatagaaaatgCTTGTAGCAAATCTACACTAAAAATGTTACATGTGTGGGCCAATGTATCAAATTTGTACATGATTGCAACAAATCTGCACTAAAATAATGTTGCATGGCTGCTGCCAGGCGCTTGAGCCGCGAGCGACCGGCCGAACGGTTCGGCCGGTGCTCCGGCTGTAAGCATTTCCCTTTTGTTAATGGTTTCGATTTGGCCCTTGTGCATGTATGATTCCTGAGAAAAATATAGTTgataaaatactttatttttagATATGACATTTTTTAAACACTATTTTAAAATATAGCATGCTATTAGCGTGCTATAACTAGAAGggcttgttatattttataacgcACTATTTTTTTCGTTGGTCTTTAGTTGCCTCTCTTTTTACGGGGTGGGGGTGAGTCTTTATTTGCCCCTTTCTGGGAAAGCTTCTCCTTTCTGGTGGAGGACGGCGGAGGGGAGCAGCGCGGCCGGTCTGATGGATTCGGTGGAGGGAAGTGGCACCACGGTGGTCGGCTGGAGGCGGCCAGAAGGAAGCGGAGCCGCGATAGCGGGGTGAGCGGCGCGGCCAGGCTCGGAGATGGCCTCGTGGTGGCGTAGTTTTTTTTTTGGGAGAGGACACTCGAAACGGGCACCTCAGAAGGTATGCACATGCACCCTCAAAAAAAAAAGGACTGCACATGCAACTCAAAGCAAAAAAAGGG
This region includes:
- the LOC123399340 gene encoding calreticulin-like — protein: MAVLARSAAAVVALALSLLVSAAAGEVFFQEKFDDGWEDRWVKSEWKKEDNTAGEWNHTSGKWNGDADDKGIQTSEDYRFYAISAQYPKFSSKDKTLVLQFSVKHEQDLDCGGGYVKLLPADVDQNKFGGETPYSIMFGPDICGYATKKVHAILTKNGKNNLIKKEVPCETDQLTHVYTLILRPDATYSILIDNVEKQSGSVYDDWDILPAKKKRDPDAKKPEDWEDEEYLPDPEDKKPEGYDDIPKEITDPDATKPEDWDDEEDGEWTAPTIPNPEYKGPWIQKKFKNPNFKGKWKAPLIDNPEYKDDPYIYAFDSLKHIGIELWQVKSGTLFDNILITDDPEYAKKFAEETWGKHKDAEKAAFDEAEKKRLEEESANSNAEDNDDTADEDEDVDGKAAGASDEGKGQQVSADEKVEEISKDASSSDKKDEL